The window GCGGACGCGGTGCGGTGGGGGTCCGACATCGCCGTCGTCGAGGCGGTCGCCGAGGGCGAGAACGGCCCCGTCACGGTCCGCCTCGAGGCCCCGGCGGCCGGACGCCGCCGGTGGAGCGTGAACGGCAAGGTGAAGCGGTCGAGCGCGGACCTGGCCGGGCTCGTCCCAGTGGTGTCCTTCACCCCGGACGACCTTGGCATGGTGAAAGGTTCCGCGGACGCCCGGCGGGACGCCCTCGACGCGCTCGGGTCGTCGCTGTCGGCCGGCTACGCGAAGGCGGTCGCCGAGTACGGCCGCGTGGTGAGGCAGCGCAACGCGCTGCTGCGCGACGAGAACGCCGACCGGACCGCGATGGTCGCGTGGGACGAGCGGCTCGCCGAGGCGGGCGGCCGGCTCGGCGCGCTGCGCCTGCGCCTGCTCGCCCGGGTCGTCCCAGCCGCGGCCGAGGCGCACTCGTCCGTCGGCGGGGAGGCGCTCGCCGTCACGTACGAGTCCACGTGGGCCGGGGGCGCCACCGAGGCGGACGAGCTCGCTGCGCGCATCCGCGACGGCCTGCGCGAGCGCCAGGCCGAGGAGCGCGCCCGCAAGGCGACGCTCACCGGCCCGCACCGCGACGACCTCGCGTTCTCGATCGGAGGACACGATGCCAGGGCGTTCGCCTCGCAGGGACAGCAGCGCACCGCCGTGCTCGCGTGGAAGATGGCCGAGGTGGCGGTCGTGCGCGAAGTCGCCGCCCGCACCCCCGTGCTGCTCCTCGATGACGTGATGT is drawn from Actinomycetota bacterium and contains these coding sequences:
- the recF gene encoding DNA replication and repair protein RecF (All proteins in this family for which functions are known are DNA-binding proteins that assist the filamentation of RecA onto DNA for the initiation of recombination or recombinational repair.), whose translation is YERLELRPARHVTVLTGPNAAGKTNALEAVSLACRGASFRRMAPADAVRWGSDIAVVEAVAEGENGPVTVRLEAPAAGRRRWSVNGKVKRSSADLAGLVPVVSFTPDDLGMVKGSADARRDALDALGSSLSAGYAKAVAEYGRVVRQRNALLRDENADRTAMVAWDERLAEAGGRLGALRLRLLARVVPAAAEAHSSVGGEALAVTYESTWAGGATEADELAARIRDGLRERQAEERARKATLTGPHRDDLAFSIGGHDARAFASQGQQRTAVLAWKMAEVAVVREVAARTPVLLLDDVMSELDAGRRDALTALLGEDTQALITTTNIGYFSSGLLDGAAIVEVGPA